The following proteins are co-located in the Apium graveolens cultivar Ventura chromosome 5, ASM990537v1, whole genome shotgun sequence genome:
- the LOC141659765 gene encoding secreted RxLR effector protein 161-like: MGECNPTKYPIDPKQHITKDEDGTLIDPTEFKSMIGGLRYLVHTRPDIAYAVGIVSRFMEKPTVVHKYAVKRIIRYVKGTLEFGLVYSRNSANNMLVGYSDSDLAGQTDDRKSTRGMVFYMNNSLITWVSQKQWCVALSSCEAEFITATAAACQEIWLKNLLSKITGEEVGPVTLYIDNNSAIDLAKNPVFNGRSKHIDIRYHFIWERVERKEIIIKHINSELQRAYIMTKGLTTVKFERMRRLLGVKELK; encoded by the coding sequence ATGGGAGAGTGTAATCCCACCAAATATCCTATAGACCCAAAGCAGCACATTACTAAAGATGAAGATGGCACACTTATAGATCCAACGGAGTTCAAAAGCATGATTGGGGGGCTCCGATATCTCGTTCACACACGTCCTGATATTGCCTACGCTGTAGGAATAGTGTCTCGTTTCATGGAGAAACCTACTGTTGTGCACAAATATGCTGTAAAACGTATTATCAGGTATGTAAAAGGAACATTGGAATTTGGTTTGGTATACTCCAGGAACAGTGCAAACAACATGTTGGTGGGATATTCCGACAGTGATCTAGCTGGGCAAACAGACGACAGGAAGAGCACAAGAGGAATGGTTTTTTATATGAACAATAGTCTCATAACGTGGGTCTCTCAAAAGCAATGGTGTGTTGCATTATCATCTTGTGAGGCAGAATTTATTACTGCCACTGCAGCTGCATGTCAGGAGATTTGGTTGAAGAACCTACTGAGCAAAATAACAGGTGAAGAAGTAGGACCAGTCACATTGTATATCGATAACAACTCTGCTATCGATTTGGCAAAAAACCCGGTGTTTAATGGGAGAAGCAAGCATATAGATATACGATACCATTTCATCTGGGAGCGCGTGGAGAGAAAGGAAATAATCATTAAGCATATAAACTCAGAGTTGCAGCGTGCATATATAATGACAAAAGGACTCACCACAGTTAAGTTCGAAAGGATGAGGAGATTGCTGGGAGTCAAGGAGCTAAAATAA